A genomic region of Pseudomonas sp. KU43P contains the following coding sequences:
- a CDS encoding shikimate dehydrogenase, whose amino-acid sequence MTQAAILAGLIGRGIQLSRTPALHEHEGDAQALRYLYRLIDADQLQLDDSALPHLLDAAQRTGFTGLNITYPFKQAILPLLDELSDEARGIGAVNTVVLKDGKRVGHNTDCLGFAEGLRRGLPDVTRRQVVQLGAGGAGSAVAHALLGEGVERLVLFEVDAARAQALVDNLNQRFGAGRAVVGSDLAGELAAADGLVNTTPVGMAKLPGTPLPVEWLHGRLWVAEIIYFPLETELLRAARALGCRTLDGSNMAVFQAVKAFELFSGRQADARRMQAHFASFT is encoded by the coding sequence ATGACCCAGGCCGCGATCCTTGCCGGCCTGATCGGCCGTGGCATCCAGCTGTCGCGCACACCTGCCCTGCATGAGCACGAAGGCGACGCCCAAGCGTTGCGCTACCTGTATCGGCTGATCGATGCCGACCAGCTCCAGCTCGACGACAGTGCTCTGCCCCACTTGCTCGACGCTGCGCAGCGCACCGGGTTCACCGGGCTGAATATCACCTACCCATTCAAGCAGGCGATCCTGCCGCTGCTCGACGAGCTTTCGGACGAGGCACGCGGCATCGGCGCGGTGAACACGGTGGTGCTCAAGGACGGCAAACGGGTCGGCCACAACACCGACTGCCTGGGCTTTGCCGAAGGCCTGCGCCGCGGCTTGCCAGATGTAACGCGGCGTCAGGTGGTGCAGTTGGGTGCGGGCGGCGCCGGCTCGGCAGTGGCCCATGCGCTGCTGGGTGAAGGTGTCGAACGGCTGGTACTGTTCGAAGTGGACGCGGCCCGGGCGCAGGCACTGGTGGACAACCTCAACCAACGCTTCGGCGCGGGTCGGGCCGTGGTTGGCAGCGACCTGGCGGGTGAACTGGCGGCAGCAGATGGGCTGGTGAACACAACGCCGGTGGGCATGGCCAAGCTGCCGGGTACGCCGCTGCCGGTCGAATGGCTGCATGGCCGGTTGTGGGTAGCGGAGATCATCTATTTCCCGCTGGAAACCGAATTGCTGCGAGCGGCGCGGGCGTTGGGGTGCCGGACACTGGATGGCAGCAACATGGCGGTGTTCCAAGCGGTGAAGGCGTTCGAGCTGTTCAGTGGGCGGCAGGCGGATGCGCGGCGGATGCAGGCGCATTTTGCCAGTTTCACATGA
- a CDS encoding DUF4174 domain-containing protein, with the protein MLVRSLTLATLLAVAGPLYAADSDAPLAKELGKARPLVVIAPSSADPTLRGLNEALKDPATQAGFKERGLVLYSVANMMGKREDKNLEQQTTMALIRELKLGASKGTKVILVGKDGERHMLKDDDTGEKIDPQAIFKAVDDLPATEKAVTAPEPVAASSETPPKESKPGKPAKPAKPAAPPKPLED; encoded by the coding sequence ATGCTCGTCCGGTCACTGACCCTCGCCACTCTGCTGGCAGTCGCCGGCCCCTTGTACGCCGCCGACAGTGACGCGCCACTGGCCAAGGAACTGGGCAAGGCCAGGCCATTGGTCGTCATTGCACCGAGCAGCGCCGACCCCACCCTGCGCGGCCTCAACGAGGCACTCAAGGACCCGGCCACCCAGGCGGGGTTCAAGGAGCGTGGCCTGGTGCTGTACAGCGTTGCCAACATGATGGGCAAGCGCGAGGACAAGAACCTCGAACAGCAAACCACCATGGCCTTGATCCGCGAGCTGAAGCTTGGCGCCAGCAAGGGCACCAAGGTGATCTTGGTGGGTAAGGACGGCGAGCGACACATGCTCAAGGATGACGACACGGGCGAGAAGATCGACCCGCAGGCGATCTTCAAGGCGGTCGATGACCTGCCAGCCACCGAGAAGGCGGTGACCGCCCCTGAACCGGTGGCCGCCAGCAGCGAAACCCCGCCCAAGGAGAGCAAGCCTGGCAAACCGGCCAAACCGGCCAAACCTGCCGCGCCACCCAAGCCGCTGGAGGATTGA
- a CDS encoding class I SAM-dependent methyltransferase, whose amino-acid sequence MAQNIYDNPDFFAGYSQLPRQQLGLDGAPEWPAIRAMLPDLRDMRVVDLGCGFGWASRWMREQGAACVLGLDLSQKMLERARRDTRDPAIEYRSADLDQLDLPPAAFDLAYSALTFHYVQDFARLVGSIAQSLAPNGHLVFTIEHPIYMAAAHPQWFKDADGRPTWPVNDYANEGERRTDWFAKGVLKYHRTLASTLNTLIEAGLRINRVEEFAPTAEQVAAMPSLAEERERPMMLLVAAQR is encoded by the coding sequence ATGGCCCAGAACATCTATGACAACCCCGATTTCTTCGCCGGTTACAGCCAGCTACCTCGCCAGCAGCTGGGCCTGGACGGCGCGCCGGAGTGGCCTGCGATTCGCGCGATGCTGCCTGATTTGCGCGACATGCGTGTGGTCGACTTGGGCTGCGGTTTCGGTTGGGCCTCGCGCTGGATGCGCGAGCAGGGCGCTGCCTGCGTGCTGGGGCTGGACCTGTCGCAAAAAATGCTCGAACGCGCTCGCCGCGACACCCGCGACCCGGCCATCGAATACCGCAGCGCCGACCTGGACCAACTCGACCTGCCGCCGGCAGCCTTCGACCTGGCCTACAGCGCACTGACCTTCCACTACGTTCAGGACTTCGCCCGCCTGGTGGGCAGCATTGCCCAGTCTCTGGCCCCGAATGGCCACCTGGTGTTCACGATCGAACACCCGATCTACATGGCCGCTGCTCACCCGCAGTGGTTCAAAGACGCGGACGGCCGCCCGACCTGGCCGGTCAACGACTACGCGAACGAGGGCGAGCGGCGCACCGATTGGTTTGCCAAGGGCGTGTTGAAGTACCACCGCACCCTGGCCAGCACCCTCAATACGCTGATCGAGGCCGGTTTGCGGATAAACCGGGTCGAGGAGTTCGCCCCCACTGCCGAGCAGGTGGCCGCGATGCCGTCACTGGCAGAAGAGCGCGAGCGCCCGATGATGCTGCTGGTGGCCGCACAACGCTAG
- a CDS encoding sensor histidine kinase: MKWPRTLASRLALIFFTGLVLAYGLSFSLQAYERYISSRSMMLSNLEQDVATSVAILDRLPAAERAAWLPRLERRTYRYRLDEGLAGQAMPSSDPPMAAESILKAIGDHYPLTFLDIPGPNPHFQAHLRLADGSPLTIDVTPSPVPVARWLPLVLLIQLAVLLFCTWLAVRLAIGPLTRLVQALDTLDPDKPGVRLDESGPREVKYAAVAFNALQARIAAYLKERMQLLAAISHDLQTPITRMKLRVEVMEEGVEKEKLWHDLDAMEHLVREGVAYARSMDINTEPPCRINLDAFLDSLVFDYQDSGAQVERHGSTGSLLETRPHALRRVLVNLVDNALKFAGKAQLEVSREHGNTVIRVLDDGPGIPGDELDEVLKPFYRVESSRNRSTGGTGLGLAIAQQLTQAMGGRLTLSNRQSGGLCAQIELGAP, translated from the coding sequence ATGAAATGGCCACGCACCCTGGCTTCGCGCCTGGCCCTGATCTTCTTCACCGGGCTGGTGCTGGCCTACGGCCTGTCGTTCAGCCTGCAGGCCTACGAGCGCTACATCAGCAGCCGCTCGATGATGCTCAGCAACCTGGAGCAGGACGTCGCCACCTCGGTCGCCATCCTCGATCGCCTGCCGGCGGCCGAACGTGCAGCTTGGCTACCGCGCCTGGAACGGCGTACCTACCGTTACCGGCTGGATGAGGGGCTTGCCGGGCAAGCGATGCCGAGCAGTGACCCGCCCATGGCCGCCGAATCGATCCTCAAGGCCATCGGCGACCACTACCCGCTGACCTTCCTCGACATACCCGGCCCCAACCCGCACTTCCAGGCACACTTGCGTCTGGCCGATGGGTCACCATTGACCATCGATGTCACCCCCTCGCCGGTGCCGGTGGCCCGCTGGCTACCACTGGTACTGCTGATCCAGCTTGCCGTGCTGCTGTTCTGCACCTGGCTGGCGGTGCGCCTGGCCATCGGCCCGCTGACACGCCTGGTGCAGGCGCTGGACACCCTCGACCCGGACAAGCCCGGGGTGCGCCTGGACGAAAGCGGCCCACGCGAAGTCAAATATGCCGCCGTCGCCTTCAATGCCCTGCAGGCGCGCATCGCCGCTTACCTCAAGGAACGCATGCAGCTGCTAGCTGCCATTTCCCACGACCTGCAAACCCCGATCACGCGCATGAAACTGCGCGTGGAGGTAATGGAAGAAGGGGTCGAGAAAGAAAAACTGTGGCATGACCTGGATGCCATGGAGCACCTGGTGCGCGAAGGCGTGGCCTACGCCCGCAGCATGGACATCAATACCGAGCCACCGTGCCGCATCAACCTGGATGCTTTCCTCGACAGCCTGGTGTTCGACTACCAGGACAGCGGCGCCCAGGTGGAGCGCCACGGCAGTACCGGCAGCCTGCTGGAAACCCGCCCGCATGCGCTGCGCCGGGTGCTGGTCAACCTGGTGGACAACGCCTTGAAGTTCGCCGGCAAGGCGCAGCTGGAAGTGAGCCGCGAACACGGCAACACGGTGATCCGGGTTCTGGATGACGGCCCGGGCATTCCCGGTGATGAGCTGGATGAAGTGCTCAAACCCTTCTATCGCGTGGAGAGTTCGCGCAATCGCAGCACCGGTGGCACGGGGCTGGGGCTGGCGATTGCCCAGCAGCTCACCCAGGCCATGGGGGGGCGCTTGACGCTGAGCAATCGCCAAAGTGGCGGGCTGTGTGCACAGATCGAACTGGGCGCTCCCTAA
- the aroQ gene encoding type II 3-dehydroquinate dehydratase → MTPLILVLNGPNLNLLGTREPTQYGHETLADLARGCAETAQAQGLQIEFRQTNHEGELIDWIHAARGRCAGILINPGAWTHTSVAIRDALVACELPVIEVHLSNVHKREPFRHLSFVSSIAVGVICGLGSQGYRMALSHFAQLLRERAA, encoded by the coding sequence ATGACGCCCCTCATCCTTGTGCTAAACGGCCCGAACCTGAACCTGCTTGGCACCCGCGAACCTACTCAGTATGGCCACGAAACCCTTGCCGACCTGGCCCGCGGCTGTGCCGAGACAGCCCAGGCGCAGGGCTTGCAGATCGAATTCCGCCAGACCAACCACGAAGGCGAATTGATCGACTGGATCCACGCCGCGCGCGGCCGCTGTGCCGGCATCCTGATCAACCCAGGCGCCTGGACCCACACCTCGGTGGCCATCCGCGATGCGCTGGTCGCCTGCGAACTGCCGGTCATCGAGGTGCACTTGTCCAACGTGCACAAGCGCGAACCCTTCCGCCACCTGTCGTTTGTCTCGTCGATTGCCGTGGGCGTGATCTGCGGCCTTGGCAGCCAGGGCTACCGCATGGCCCTGAGCCACTTCGCTCAATTGCTGCGGGAGCGCGCTGCATGA
- a CDS encoding response regulator, producing MEHVDHILIVDDDREIRELVGNYLKKNGLRTSIVADGRQMRAFLEANSVDLVVLDIMMPGDDGLLLCRELRAGKHRNTPVLMLTARNDETDRIIGLEMGADDYLTKPFSARELLARINAVLRRTRMLPPNLTISESSRLLGFGQWRLDTTARHLLDSEGTLVALSGAEYRLLRVFLDHPQRVLSREQLLNLTQGREADIFDRSIDLLVSRLRQRLGDDAREPSCIKTVRSEGYVFSLAVQLLESPS from the coding sequence ATGGAACATGTCGATCACATCCTGATCGTCGACGACGACCGCGAAATCCGCGAACTGGTCGGCAACTACCTGAAGAAGAACGGCCTGCGCACCAGCATCGTTGCCGATGGCCGGCAGATGCGTGCGTTTCTCGAAGCCAACAGCGTCGACTTGGTGGTGCTCGACATCATGATGCCCGGCGATGACGGCCTGCTGCTGTGCCGCGAACTGCGCGCCGGCAAGCACCGCAATACGCCGGTGCTGATGCTGACCGCGCGCAACGACGAGACCGACCGCATCATCGGCCTGGAAATGGGCGCCGACGACTACCTGACCAAGCCTTTCTCCGCGCGCGAACTGCTGGCCCGCATCAATGCCGTGCTGCGCCGCACGCGCATGTTGCCGCCCAACCTGACCATCAGCGAAAGCAGCCGACTGCTGGGCTTTGGCCAGTGGCGCCTGGACACCACCGCCCGCCACCTGCTCGACAGCGAAGGCACCCTGGTGGCCCTGAGTGGCGCCGAGTACCGCCTGCTGCGGGTGTTTCTCGACCACCCGCAGCGGGTGCTCAGCCGGGAACAACTGCTCAACCTGACCCAGGGCCGCGAGGCGGACATCTTCGACCGCTCCATCGACCTCTTGGTCAGCCGCCTGCGCCAGCGGCTGGGTGACGACGCCCGTGAGCCAAGCTGCATCAAGACCGTGCGCAGCGAAGGCTATGTGTTCTCGCTGGCCGTGCAATTGCTCGAGTCGCCATCATGA
- a CDS encoding thioredoxin family protein, with product MTIDRRLVKAGGVALALIGLGLAGTLLARDDYGPMPSLAGASQWLNSPPLDAPALKGKVVLVDFWTWDCINCQRSLPHVNDWARRYADQGLVVVGVHTPEYDYEHDVGQLKRKVASLGIGYPVAVDNDYQVWNAWGNQFWPAHYFVDRQGQVRHVHFGEGDYDGQEKVIQALLDEKG from the coding sequence ATGACAATTGATCGACGGCTGGTGAAGGCGGGCGGTGTGGCCTTGGCGCTGATAGGCCTTGGCCTGGCCGGCACGCTGCTGGCACGGGATGACTACGGCCCCATGCCGTCGTTGGCCGGTGCCAGCCAGTGGCTGAACTCGCCACCGCTGGACGCCCCGGCGCTCAAGGGCAAGGTGGTGCTGGTGGATTTCTGGACGTGGGATTGCATCAACTGCCAGCGCAGCCTGCCGCATGTGAACGACTGGGCCCGGCGCTATGCCGACCAGGGGTTGGTGGTGGTGGGCGTGCATACCCCGGAGTACGACTACGAGCACGATGTCGGGCAACTGAAGCGCAAGGTGGCCAGCCTTGGCATCGGTTATCCGGTGGCGGTGGACAATGACTATCAGGTGTGGAATGCCTGGGGTAACCAGTTCTGGCCGGCGCATTATTTCGTCGATCGGCAGGGGCAGGTGCGGCATGTGCACTTTGGCGAGGGGGATTATGACGGGCAGGAGAAAGTGATACAGGCGTTGCTGGATGAGAAAGGGTGA
- a CDS encoding MFS transporter encodes MSASHEVSPATLRRVIAASAIGNFVEWFDFAVYGFLATLIASQFFASGDASVALLKTFAVFAVAFALRPLGGIVFGALGDRLGRKRILSLTILLMAGSTTLIGLLPTYASIGLAAPALLTLARCLQGFSAGGEYAGACAYLMEHAPRNRRAFYGSFVPVSTFSAFACAAVIAYGLEASLSAEAMNAWGWRVPFLVAAPLGLVGLYLRWRMEETPAFRQALAEGKTHEHSPLKETLRTHGRAIRNLGAFISLTALSFYMFTTYFATYLQLVGNLTRAQSLLVTTVALLFAAFGCPLAGAFSDRVGRRKTIGFTCLWVMVCVFPAYWLASSGSMSGALLGVILLAVGALCSGVVTAALLSESFPTRTRYTASAITYNVAYTLFGGTAPLVATWLIGQTGSSLAPAFYLVVIALVALVGGLALPETSRISLHDEAGADGPGRQASRAT; translated from the coding sequence ATGTCCGCATCTCATGAAGTATCTCCCGCCACACTGCGCCGTGTCATTGCCGCCTCGGCGATCGGCAATTTCGTCGAATGGTTCGACTTTGCGGTATATGGCTTTCTCGCCACACTGATCGCCAGCCAGTTCTTCGCCAGCGGTGATGCCAGCGTGGCCTTGCTCAAGACCTTCGCCGTGTTCGCCGTGGCATTCGCCTTGCGACCACTGGGTGGCATCGTATTCGGTGCCTTGGGCGACCGGCTCGGGCGCAAACGCATCCTGTCGCTGACCATCCTGCTGATGGCCGGCTCCACCACACTGATCGGCCTGCTACCGACCTATGCCAGCATCGGCCTCGCCGCGCCGGCGTTGCTGACGCTGGCGCGCTGCCTGCAAGGATTTTCCGCGGGCGGCGAGTATGCCGGGGCCTGCGCCTACCTGATGGAACACGCGCCGCGCAATCGACGCGCGTTCTACGGCAGCTTCGTACCGGTCTCGACCTTTTCGGCATTCGCGTGTGCGGCGGTGATCGCCTATGGCCTGGAGGCCAGCCTGTCGGCCGAGGCGATGAATGCCTGGGGCTGGCGCGTTCCGTTCCTGGTGGCCGCGCCGCTGGGGCTGGTTGGCCTGTACCTGCGTTGGCGCATGGAAGAAACCCCGGCCTTCCGCCAGGCGCTGGCCGAAGGCAAGACCCACGAGCACTCACCGCTCAAGGAAACTTTGCGCACCCATGGCCGGGCCATTCGCAACCTGGGCGCGTTCATTTCGCTGACGGCGTTGTCGTTCTACATGTTCACCACCTACTTCGCCACGTACCTGCAACTGGTGGGTAACCTCACCCGTGCCCAGTCGTTGCTGGTAACCACCGTGGCCCTGCTGTTTGCCGCGTTCGGCTGCCCCCTGGCCGGGGCCTTCTCGGACCGCGTCGGGCGGCGCAAAACCATCGGCTTCACCTGCCTGTGGGTGATGGTGTGCGTGTTCCCGGCGTACTGGCTGGCCAGTTCTGGTTCAATGTCGGGTGCGCTGCTGGGGGTGATCCTGTTGGCGGTAGGGGCGTTGTGCAGTGGTGTGGTCACCGCGGCGCTGCTGTCGGAGAGTTTCCCCACCCGGACGCGCTATACCGCGTCGGCGATTACCTACAACGTGGCCTATACCCTGTTTGGCGGGACGGCGCCGCTGGTGGCGACCTGGCTGATCGGGCAGACCGGCAGCAGCCTGGCGCCGGCGTTCTACCTGGTGGTGATTGCCCTGGTGGCGCTGGTGGGTGGGTTGGCGTTACCGGAGACGTCGCGGATCTCGTTGCATGATGAAGCGGGGGCGGATGGCCCTGGTCGGCAAGCAAGCCGAGCGACTTGA
- a CDS encoding DUF2790 domain-containing protein, with protein MNVKTFARASLLAVLAFGAIGAQAASMPMNDDGAMQYRYGDHLDIKKVLSVKDDQSNACGVVNTRMNYLDSKGQHESLDYRTYATAGCHDN; from the coding sequence ATGAACGTGAAAACCTTTGCCCGTGCCAGCCTGCTTGCCGTACTCGCCTTTGGTGCCATCGGCGCCCAGGCGGCCAGCATGCCGATGAACGATGATGGGGCCATGCAGTACCGCTATGGTGACCATCTGGATATCAAGAAAGTGCTGTCGGTCAAAGATGACCAGAGCAACGCCTGCGGAGTGGTCAACACCCGCATGAACTACCTGGACTCCAAAGGCCAGCACGAAAGCCTGGACTACCGCACCTACGCCACGGCAGGTTGCCATGACAATTGA